A window from Gallus gallus isolate bGalGal1 chromosome 7, bGalGal1.mat.broiler.GRCg7b, whole genome shotgun sequence encodes these proteins:
- the SLC38A11 gene encoding putative sodium-coupled neutral amino acid transporter 11 isoform X4, with product MERGRTEQPPAGAPQIETDDHTALVSKPRNKGGNGDLASAGFNIINSIIGSGIIGLPYSMKEAGFPLGVLLLFGVAYITDYSIILLIKGGNLSSTNTYQELVRKTYGFLGYLILSTLQFLYPFIAMISYNIITGDTLTKVFLRIPGVGSENVLTDRRFIILFTTIIFTLPLSLYRDIARLGKVSLVSLLLTVVILFIVMVRTVTLGPQVPKSENAWIFAKSNAIQAVGVMSFAFICHHNSFLIYGSLKEPTLNNWSRITHMSVLLAVVISVLFAACGYMTFTGYTEGDIFENYCRDDNLATFGRFCYGVTVILTFPLECFVTREVIANIFFHGSLSAVFHIVVTVIIIAVATGVSLVYDCLGIVLELNRVI from the exons ATAGAAACAGATGACCATACAGCCCTGGTTAGTAAGCCCAGGAATAAAGGAGGAAATGGTGATCTGGCATCAGCTGGATTTAACATTATCAACTCCATTATAGGATCAGGTATTATAG gacTGCCCTATTCAATGAAAGAAGCTGGTTTTCCTTTAGGAGTACTGCTTCTGTTTGGGGTTGCCTATATCACAG ATTATTCCATTATATTACTGATCAAAGGAGGAAATCTCTCCAGTACCAACACCTATCAAGAGCTGGTCAGAAAAACATATGGCTTTTTAGGTTATCTAATACTTTCAACTCTTCAGTTTTTATATCCATTTATTG cTATGATTAGTTACAACATAATAACTGGAGACACTTTAACTAAAGTGTTCCTGAGAATTCCTGGAG tTGGATCAGAAAATGTGCTTACTGATCGTCGCTTCATAATTCTTTTTACCACCATCATCTTTACCTTGCCTTTATCTTTATATCGTGACATAGCAAGATTGGGAAAG GTATCgcttgtttctctgcttttaacTGTTGTCATCCTGTTTATTGTGATGGTGAGGACAGTAACACTTGGTCCACAGGT ACCCAAATCAGAAAATGCATGGATATTTGCAAAATCAAATGCAATACAAGCTGTTGGGGTGATGTCTTTTG CATTCATCTGCCATCATAACAGCTTTTTAATATATGGCTCTCTGAAAGAACCCACATTAAACAACTGGTCTCGAATCACACATATGTCTGTTTTACTTGCTGTTGTTATCAGTGTACTATTTGCTGCATGTGGATACATGACTTTTACAGGATACACTGAAG GAGATATATTTGAAAACTACTGTAGAGATGACAACCTTGCTACATTTGGAAGGTTTTGTTATGGAGTTACTGTAATTCTGACCTTTCCTCTTGAATGTTTTGTCACCAGAGAG GTGATTGCCAATATATTTTTCCATGGGAGCCTCTCAGCAGTTTTCCATATTGTTGTGACAGTAATTATCATTGCTGTGGCGACTGGTGTATCATTAGTGTATGACTGCCTTGGAATAGTTTTAGAGCTGAAT CGTGTTATCTAA
- the SLC38A11 gene encoding putative sodium-coupled neutral amino acid transporter 11 isoform X1, whose amino-acid sequence MERGRTEQPPAGAPQIETDDHTALVSKPRNKGGNGDLASAGFNIINSIIGSGIIGLPYSMKEAGFPLGVLLLFGVAYITDYSIILLIKGGNLSSTNTYQELVRKTYGFLGYLILSTLQFLYPFIAMISYNIITGDTLTKVFLRIPGVGSENVLTDRRFIILFTTIIFTLPLSLYRDIARLGKVSLVSLLLTVVILFIVMVRTVTLGPQVPKSENAWIFAKSNAIQAVGVMSFAFICHHNSFLIYGSLKEPTLNNWSRITHMSVLLAVVISVLFAACGYMTFTGYTEGDIFENYCRDDNLATFGRFCYGVTVILTFPLECFVTREVIANIFFHGSLSAVFHIVVTVIIIAVATGVSLVYDCLGIVLELNGVLSATPLVFIIPTACYLRLSEERWNHSDKLISCLILAVGVLVMTVGFVLTILHPQECSHGKEMFYCFASNVSLYNSTLPP is encoded by the exons ATAGAAACAGATGACCATACAGCCCTGGTTAGTAAGCCCAGGAATAAAGGAGGAAATGGTGATCTGGCATCAGCTGGATTTAACATTATCAACTCCATTATAGGATCAGGTATTATAG gacTGCCCTATTCAATGAAAGAAGCTGGTTTTCCTTTAGGAGTACTGCTTCTGTTTGGGGTTGCCTATATCACAG ATTATTCCATTATATTACTGATCAAAGGAGGAAATCTCTCCAGTACCAACACCTATCAAGAGCTGGTCAGAAAAACATATGGCTTTTTAGGTTATCTAATACTTTCAACTCTTCAGTTTTTATATCCATTTATTG cTATGATTAGTTACAACATAATAACTGGAGACACTTTAACTAAAGTGTTCCTGAGAATTCCTGGAG tTGGATCAGAAAATGTGCTTACTGATCGTCGCTTCATAATTCTTTTTACCACCATCATCTTTACCTTGCCTTTATCTTTATATCGTGACATAGCAAGATTGGGAAAG GTATCgcttgtttctctgcttttaacTGTTGTCATCCTGTTTATTGTGATGGTGAGGACAGTAACACTTGGTCCACAGGT ACCCAAATCAGAAAATGCATGGATATTTGCAAAATCAAATGCAATACAAGCTGTTGGGGTGATGTCTTTTG CATTCATCTGCCATCATAACAGCTTTTTAATATATGGCTCTCTGAAAGAACCCACATTAAACAACTGGTCTCGAATCACACATATGTCTGTTTTACTTGCTGTTGTTATCAGTGTACTATTTGCTGCATGTGGATACATGACTTTTACAGGATACACTGAAG GAGATATATTTGAAAACTACTGTAGAGATGACAACCTTGCTACATTTGGAAGGTTTTGTTATGGAGTTACTGTAATTCTGACCTTTCCTCTTGAATGTTTTGTCACCAGAGAG GTGATTGCCAATATATTTTTCCATGGGAGCCTCTCAGCAGTTTTCCATATTGTTGTGACAGTAATTATCATTGCTGTGGCGACTGGTGTATCATTAGTGTATGACTGCCTTGGAATAGTTTTAGAGCTGAAT GGAGTTCTGAGTGCTACCCCACTTGTTTTTATCATCCCAACAGCGTGTTATCTAAGGCTGTCTGAAGAGCGATGGAACCATTCAGATAAACTCATCTCCTGCCTGATTCTTGCTGTTGGTGTGCTAGTGATGACAGTTGGGTTTGTTTTGACTATCTTGCATCCCCAGGAATGTAgccatggaaaagaaatgttctaCTGCTTTGCTAGTAATGTTTCTTTGTACAACAGTACACTTCCCCCATAG
- the SLC38A11 gene encoding putative sodium-coupled neutral amino acid transporter 11 isoform X2 — MKEAGFPLGVLLLFGVAYITDYSIILLIKGGNLSSTNTYQELVRKTYGFLGYLILSTLQFLYPFIAMISYNIITGDTLTKVFLRIPGVGSENVLTDRRFIILFTTIIFTLPLSLYRDIARLGKVSLVSLLLTVVILFIVMVRTVTLGPQVPKSENAWIFAKSNAIQAVGVMSFAFICHHNSFLIYGSLKEPTLNNWSRITHMSVLLAVVISVLFAACGYMTFTGYTEGDIFENYCRDDNLATFGRFCYGVTVILTFPLECFVTREVIANIFFHGSLSAVFHIVVTVIIIAVATGVSLVYDCLGIVLELNGVLSATPLVFIIPTACYLRLSEERWNHSDKLISCLILAVGVLVMTVGFVLTILHPQECSHGKEMFYCFASNVSLYNSTLPP; from the exons ATGAAAGAAGCTGGTTTTCCTTTAGGAGTACTGCTTCTGTTTGGGGTTGCCTATATCACAG ATTATTCCATTATATTACTGATCAAAGGAGGAAATCTCTCCAGTACCAACACCTATCAAGAGCTGGTCAGAAAAACATATGGCTTTTTAGGTTATCTAATACTTTCAACTCTTCAGTTTTTATATCCATTTATTG cTATGATTAGTTACAACATAATAACTGGAGACACTTTAACTAAAGTGTTCCTGAGAATTCCTGGAG tTGGATCAGAAAATGTGCTTACTGATCGTCGCTTCATAATTCTTTTTACCACCATCATCTTTACCTTGCCTTTATCTTTATATCGTGACATAGCAAGATTGGGAAAG GTATCgcttgtttctctgcttttaacTGTTGTCATCCTGTTTATTGTGATGGTGAGGACAGTAACACTTGGTCCACAGGT ACCCAAATCAGAAAATGCATGGATATTTGCAAAATCAAATGCAATACAAGCTGTTGGGGTGATGTCTTTTG CATTCATCTGCCATCATAACAGCTTTTTAATATATGGCTCTCTGAAAGAACCCACATTAAACAACTGGTCTCGAATCACACATATGTCTGTTTTACTTGCTGTTGTTATCAGTGTACTATTTGCTGCATGTGGATACATGACTTTTACAGGATACACTGAAG GAGATATATTTGAAAACTACTGTAGAGATGACAACCTTGCTACATTTGGAAGGTTTTGTTATGGAGTTACTGTAATTCTGACCTTTCCTCTTGAATGTTTTGTCACCAGAGAG GTGATTGCCAATATATTTTTCCATGGGAGCCTCTCAGCAGTTTTCCATATTGTTGTGACAGTAATTATCATTGCTGTGGCGACTGGTGTATCATTAGTGTATGACTGCCTTGGAATAGTTTTAGAGCTGAAT GGAGTTCTGAGTGCTACCCCACTTGTTTTTATCATCCCAACAGCGTGTTATCTAAGGCTGTCTGAAGAGCGATGGAACCATTCAGATAAACTCATCTCCTGCCTGATTCTTGCTGTTGGTGTGCTAGTGATGACAGTTGGGTTTGTTTTGACTATCTTGCATCCCCAGGAATGTAgccatggaaaagaaatgttctaCTGCTTTGCTAGTAATGTTTCTTTGTACAACAGTACACTTCCCCCATAG
- the SLC38A11 gene encoding putative sodium-coupled neutral amino acid transporter 11 isoform X3, translated as MKNKRDLALFVKTSIQDYSIILLIKGGNLSSTNTYQELVRKTYGFLGYLILSTLQFLYPFIAMISYNIITGDTLTKVFLRIPGVGSENVLTDRRFIILFTTIIFTLPLSLYRDIARLGKVSLVSLLLTVVILFIVMVRTVTLGPQVPKSENAWIFAKSNAIQAVGVMSFAFICHHNSFLIYGSLKEPTLNNWSRITHMSVLLAVVISVLFAACGYMTFTGYTEGDIFENYCRDDNLATFGRFCYGVTVILTFPLECFVTREVIANIFFHGSLSAVFHIVVTVIIIAVATGVSLVYDCLGIVLELNGVLSATPLVFIIPTACYLRLSEERWNHSDKLISCLILAVGVLVMTVGFVLTILHPQECSHGKEMFYCFASNVSLYNSTLPP; from the exons ATGAAGAATAAACGAGATCTAGCCCTATTTGTCAAGACATCTATCCAAG ATTATTCCATTATATTACTGATCAAAGGAGGAAATCTCTCCAGTACCAACACCTATCAAGAGCTGGTCAGAAAAACATATGGCTTTTTAGGTTATCTAATACTTTCAACTCTTCAGTTTTTATATCCATTTATTG cTATGATTAGTTACAACATAATAACTGGAGACACTTTAACTAAAGTGTTCCTGAGAATTCCTGGAG tTGGATCAGAAAATGTGCTTACTGATCGTCGCTTCATAATTCTTTTTACCACCATCATCTTTACCTTGCCTTTATCTTTATATCGTGACATAGCAAGATTGGGAAAG GTATCgcttgtttctctgcttttaacTGTTGTCATCCTGTTTATTGTGATGGTGAGGACAGTAACACTTGGTCCACAGGT ACCCAAATCAGAAAATGCATGGATATTTGCAAAATCAAATGCAATACAAGCTGTTGGGGTGATGTCTTTTG CATTCATCTGCCATCATAACAGCTTTTTAATATATGGCTCTCTGAAAGAACCCACATTAAACAACTGGTCTCGAATCACACATATGTCTGTTTTACTTGCTGTTGTTATCAGTGTACTATTTGCTGCATGTGGATACATGACTTTTACAGGATACACTGAAG GAGATATATTTGAAAACTACTGTAGAGATGACAACCTTGCTACATTTGGAAGGTTTTGTTATGGAGTTACTGTAATTCTGACCTTTCCTCTTGAATGTTTTGTCACCAGAGAG GTGATTGCCAATATATTTTTCCATGGGAGCCTCTCAGCAGTTTTCCATATTGTTGTGACAGTAATTATCATTGCTGTGGCGACTGGTGTATCATTAGTGTATGACTGCCTTGGAATAGTTTTAGAGCTGAAT GGAGTTCTGAGTGCTACCCCACTTGTTTTTATCATCCCAACAGCGTGTTATCTAAGGCTGTCTGAAGAGCGATGGAACCATTCAGATAAACTCATCTCCTGCCTGATTCTTGCTGTTGGTGTGCTAGTGATGACAGTTGGGTTTGTTTTGACTATCTTGCATCCCCAGGAATGTAgccatggaaaagaaatgttctaCTGCTTTGCTAGTAATGTTTCTTTGTACAACAGTACACTTCCCCCATAG
- the SLC38A11 gene encoding putative sodium-coupled neutral amino acid transporter 11 isoform X5 produces the protein MVRTVTLGPQVPKSENAWIFAKSNAIQAVGVMSFAFICHHNSFLIYGSLKEPTLNNWSRITHMSVLLAVVISVLFAACGYMTFTGYTEGDIFENYCRDDNLATFGRFCYGVTVILTFPLECFVTREVIANIFFHGSLSAVFHIVVTVIIIAVATGVSLVYDCLGIVLELNGVLSATPLVFIIPTACYLRLSEERWNHSDKLISCLILAVGVLVMTVGFVLTILHPQECSHGKEMFYCFASNVSLYNSTLPP, from the exons ATGGTGAGGACAGTAACACTTGGTCCACAGGT ACCCAAATCAGAAAATGCATGGATATTTGCAAAATCAAATGCAATACAAGCTGTTGGGGTGATGTCTTTTG CATTCATCTGCCATCATAACAGCTTTTTAATATATGGCTCTCTGAAAGAACCCACATTAAACAACTGGTCTCGAATCACACATATGTCTGTTTTACTTGCTGTTGTTATCAGTGTACTATTTGCTGCATGTGGATACATGACTTTTACAGGATACACTGAAG GAGATATATTTGAAAACTACTGTAGAGATGACAACCTTGCTACATTTGGAAGGTTTTGTTATGGAGTTACTGTAATTCTGACCTTTCCTCTTGAATGTTTTGTCACCAGAGAG GTGATTGCCAATATATTTTTCCATGGGAGCCTCTCAGCAGTTTTCCATATTGTTGTGACAGTAATTATCATTGCTGTGGCGACTGGTGTATCATTAGTGTATGACTGCCTTGGAATAGTTTTAGAGCTGAAT GGAGTTCTGAGTGCTACCCCACTTGTTTTTATCATCCCAACAGCGTGTTATCTAAGGCTGTCTGAAGAGCGATGGAACCATTCAGATAAACTCATCTCCTGCCTGATTCTTGCTGTTGGTGTGCTAGTGATGACAGTTGGGTTTGTTTTGACTATCTTGCATCCCCAGGAATGTAgccatggaaaagaaatgttctaCTGCTTTGCTAGTAATGTTTCTTTGTACAACAGTACACTTCCCCCATAG